The Pirellulales bacterium genome contains the following window.
GCGCTCCCAGAATACGCGCTGCAAGTGCCGGCCAACCGCATCGGGCATGCTCAGTTCAGCGCGCCACAATTGAAGATCATCCAAGAGGTCATCTCGATCTGCGTGTTTCTGGTCTTCAGCTTTTTCTACTTGAACGAGGTGCCGCGCTGGAACGACTGGGCAGCCTTTGCGCTGATTGTCGGCGCCGTGGTCGTGATGCTCTATCCACGAATGATCGCCATGGCTGCTGCGTAACGTTCGCCTGCGGGTGCCGTGTCATCAGCGTTGGAACCGCTGGGGACAACCGATGGGCGTGTCGTACCCCTTCATGCGACAGCTTAATTAAATTAAATAATTGTCACCGGCCCTGTACGGCTAATCCTGACAACACGCTGCGCCGCTACACTTTTGGGGGGCACGCCGCACCCAGCTCACTTTTTTGTAATGGCGTGGCGGAAATCGCTCCAAACTCTTGCACTGATCTCAATCGCGTGCATACTTACAAGTACTGCTGAGAGCTTGCTCTCGGCAGTCTGGCCTCCGCAGGTTCCTGCCCCACCTGCGGGGGCTTCTTTTTTGCGCTGCGCTTCAAG
Protein-coding sequences here:
- a CDS encoding DMT family protein, which translates into the protein MATVILLICSNAFMTVAWYGHLRFKSTQLIVVILASWLIALPEYALQVPANRIGHAQFSAPQLKIIQEVISICVFLVFSFFYLNEVPRWNDWAAFALIVGAVVVMLYPRMIAMAAA